The Calliopsis andreniformis isolate RMS-2024a chromosome 10, iyCalAndr_principal, whole genome shotgun sequence nucleotide sequence CTTACGTAATGTCGCTGAGAGACGCAGCCTATATGTGTGCACAACCGGGTTCATTAACTGGCCAGCAAAATCCGTCTTTATGTAACACACAACGGTTTAAAGGAGGCGAGCGAACGGGAGAAAGAAAACCACACGAGACAAGTTTCTCTATCGCCAAGGTGCTGCACGCGTGCTTCGTCGGTTGTGCTCGTTTAGAACGCAATCGCCATTTCCCTGGGTCACGATATCCCTCCGAGTGTTTCCTCTTCACCAGCCTAGCATCCTCTTTACGCCTCAGTGAAGCAGGCTCTCACGCTACTGTCAATCACTTCTCAGTGTAGTAATGACAGGACAGCCCACTGAAATCTAGCACCCCAGGCTGTCTGCATCAATGTCGACGGAATCCCACGGTCAGAGATCCTCGATCCGTGGAAAGGAAACTCTTCGAAGGAAATTCTACGTGATTATGACACTTGGCTAAGAACTAATGCCAGGGATTAACGAACTGTGCTCCTTAACGAACTATCCAATTCGATTTTTCCGCTGGACCCTAGCCCAACTCTGGCATCCCTGTCTTCTCGTTTCACTTCGCGCGAGGGAGCACGCAGGCTGAAGTATGGAAGAAGCAGCACCTGTTGCCTCGTGCACGATTTCTAGCACCGACGAAAGCACTCGAAGGGGAGGATAGACTCTGCGCATCGGCTCGACCACTGCCACGAAGCGTAAGTCCTCCGACAGTGTCACCAGGGAGGAAGGGTTACGACCGAACGAACGTCCGTCACCGAGAGCCAAGGTGAATCGAACGGGAGGAGAGTCCAGGTACGCGCGTGTTCCTCGATCTTGTCGAATCACGAAGTGAATGAGGAGATAGTGGAACGGTAGTGCAGCGTGGACCACGGTAACGAGAACGCGGTGCCCACCAACTGGCCAAAGAAAGTGGTAGGGACAGCGGGTAAGTGCACGTCCCGAGGACCATTTACATTCGCCCATCGGAACCACCACTCTGTCGATGGCCTCTTCGCAAAATGAATGACTTGTGTCGTTCGACTTTGCTGACTAAGTCGGGCTCGATCGCTGATACTAGATGGAAATTCCTCTGTCGCGTACAATGAGCACGTGCAACCAGTGCAAGGTGGCATCACGTGTCTCGTGAACGCCTTTGCAAACTGGTCTAATGCTGATTCCTGCGACTCGCTGCGCCGAATTAAAAATTGTAACTGTAACTATGTTGGTTAAACGGAGACCCGTTATtaaacgataaatataaaattatagtaCTGATTTCTGACGCTGTTTAGATTTGTTCTGAACTTAACTTCTTTCAAGTTTTAATGTAATGGTTGCGGTACAAAAATAGGGTATTCAATTGACTAGCTTTTTCACAGAAAATTTTTACACAAATCTcttttttcgttaataattacGAAAAAACTATACGGAcagttttattgaaattaatatatTCGACTCGTAACATTTCAATATAACTTTGTTTTCATTTTGGTAACGTTTTTGAATATATTTTTTGGGTTTCAAAGATGACAAGTATCTGACTGAGAAGCAGTTTTTTTTCGATCCTACCATATGTTACGGTATTAAAATACATCAATTTTGATTAATAATTTCTCGATAACTATACAGTAAATCGACTTCATATTTTGCACAAGGGGTTCTTCGTTTCTTGTACTTCAAATTAGTACCGCTTAGAATTTGAACTTCAGTAAAAAAAATCTTTTTAGATCCTTATCTTTCTCAGCTAATATTTACGTAAAAATGCTTATTTACATTTTCATTTCTGAATAATTAACTGATTGTAATATtctgaaacgttgaaagtacatTGTAATATTCTGGAACATACcatctttttcaatttttacattCAAAATACGTATTAAAAAACAATTGGATAAAACTTTAACTCGTAGGTCTAAAAAGACCCTCCAGTCTTAATTAGTGATATATaagataaaaaaattatatcaaTGTAGAATTTTTTTTATGTACACCACTGACAGTCTTTAGTAAATAATTTTGCTTATTTTGAAAATGGAATACCGTAGATTGGCAAATCTTAATATTTGTCATCTAAAAGACGTCATTCttagaaaatgaataactgcatgcGTCAGAACGATATCGTGTTCCAGTAAAATTGTCTACCTGGGAAAAAAAATGTCAAACCTGTTGTTATCGTAATCAGTATTTCGTATTAGCGCAGTAAGACCAAACAAAAAGAATTTCTTCGAAAGCGAAGGTGTTATCCTCAAATACGTCTAAGAAAATGAATTTGAACGACTCATTCTACGTAAAATCTACAAATATGTAAAGTCCAATGTCGAGGACAGTTTCCACATATTTACTCTTTTGAATAATAAAGTTTGTAACAAGAAAGGCAAAATGGGTCTTTTTTATCACAAATACGTATGGAATGTAATACCTATAATTATGTTTTTGCTGATAAAAAGGCATTAAAGAGATTGTGAAATTAATATGTATTTAAAACTTCGATATTTAAATGCCAGAAAAAGTCAATGAGATTTAAATTAACGTATATTTACATAATGAATAAAACCATGTCCTTACGAAAGAAATTTGTAGAATTTCTAGTTTTCGATTTAATTCGCTACTATAAATTTTACCTTTatttatagaaagaataaaTACGTAAGAAATAATAGGAAGAAACATCAGGAACTTTTTACACAATTTGTATGCTATCTCTGAAGAAAATGTACGAAGTTTGGAACAAAATATCTATATTGTTGCATACACTTTTGCAAATGTCATATATAATTCAGGCCTgaacaaattaaaaaataaaaatgataaagccaaaattaaaaatatgtatTCACAATGATTTGCTTCAAACAACTATTTCCTCAACATTTAAATTTTGTCCCAAAGATCCCCGAAATGTGTTTCCTGGAAGAACCATAAAATCTTTAAGACAAACACATATAACTTTAAAGCCCCCTTTTAAAGTggttttaacgtattttatactCTCTGGAAgtctaatatttaaaattagacTAGACGCaaatgttaaatatttttgGCAAATTCTCTGTAATATTCATTCCtgaaaaaattcgaaaattttaagACAAAACATGTATATCTTTAAAACTATTTATAAAACAGCCATATACTTGAAATTTAACTTGAAAATGACATTTACAAATTTCATAATAAATTCCATGCAAGATTCTTCACGGAACTGATTGTATAATACCTACTTCTTTTAAACCCATCATTTTGATGTATTCTATTTCATTTATTACAATATGTATATCGATACATTAAAGAGTCACCCTATTTCAGGATATACTACAGTTTTTGAGCTGGTttcattaaaattttgaaacgcaattctcaattataaATCACAAAACTTACGTAAAGGCATTGAGATTCTTCAGCTGAAACATTACGTTCTGGTTACAAGATTttgaaatatatcagttttgaaCTGTAAACAGCCTAGTGGTATCGCAACTTTCCCGTTTCACGTGTTTCGTGTTAAGTAACTTTTAATTGAAATCGGGTGGTTTTCTGTTAGTTAAATTCACTTGACCTTTACTAGTCTTCCTTATTTGGGAAAGGATGTAACAAAAGAGAAATCATGTTAATTAAAGTTGCTCTAAAaaatgaggaccagattcaaaaCTAAAGATAAACAAGTGTTTACGTTAGATGTGACGAAAACTGGGTACAAGCAACATAACTCTGATTTtgatgatgataataatgataCGTGGAAGGTTTTGTTCTATGATCCACAAATTAAAGAAcataaaaaaatttgaatttaagaaGTTTCTTTGAATCTAAATGTACTTTCTTCCCCAAAATTCTCTCCTCTTTTCagtattatattttaaataaaatttagttTTGAAGCGTATATGAAAATATCCCCTTATTTTAtgcaaaaatacaaaaatttatttacttttttttatattgaaaaattagaccattttttattataaattacaaAAGTTTATTTAatcagttttttttttattggtaATGCCTTAAACCGCAATATCACAAAAAGTAATGCAGCTATCTAGTGATACATCTTGAGAACTACTTTTATGCTTTAGAAACGAAAGAGAAATCATATTACCTTGTGAGCTTCATAGTGATACATACGACCATCGACAAGGTTGTATATAGTACAGCGTATCCATCCCATGTCCATGCTCCAATGATTAATTCAACTACCGTAATTTATGAGCAGAGGTCACTAAAAAGGCTGTTGATACTGCAGTTACAGTTAGTTTTCTCTGCCCTTCGCGTTTACGAGTTGTATACATGATCTATAAACTCGAGATTGAGTTCAACATATTCATATTACATAGGTGGATAAATTACgtgtattaatttttttaaatgatacaaaattaattaaattctgGAATTTAATTCATCATAATCCTCTTAATTGCTAaggtcaattacaattttatatagTTCTAAATCACCCCACAAAACTCGCTCGTAAAAAGCATCACACTAAAGGAAGAAGAAATCTCAAATAACGATGTTTTATAGATAGTTTAATGTTccaattaaatataataaaaaataatttctgcAAGTTTTCAGTAGATGAGCTAATAAATATACATTTCACATTACAATATTTCGTGTTAAAAACAATTTCTTTAGAAATAAATCATCATATTACTTTTAATTTATCTGAATAATCCGTTGTCATTTTGTATCTTGAGATCTCTCCCTTTTAATTGCgttaattcaaattttcacgcTTTAATCCAGAATTCACGGTTGATACCATTTAACGAATTCTTTCATAGAAGAGTAAATAAGCTTGGCTTTGTAGTACAGTTGTTTCATCCACTTCTGAAACCCTAGAAAGTAaaacaaaattattaatatCTCTAAACAAAGTTTTCTATTCGCATATAATTAATATATGTATTTGTTCACATACCTTGAATCTGAAACGTAATACCACTTTCCTGGTGGAGGTTCAACTGTGGACGAAGAATTGGCAGCTGCTTCTTCTGTATCGGATTCAGAACACGAAGAAGATGAATCATCATCCTTGTGTTTGTCACCCTTCGATGGTAAAAAGGACCACCGAGGATCATTTGATGCTAACGGCACTCGAGACTAAAAATCAATTTAGAATCTTCTAAATATTCCAACTTTTTTAATACgtcaaatttttatttgaaacaaaAAAGTTATTTTGTAAAATTAAAGAATTGTTCATTAATTACCTTGACATAAGCAACATAATGTCCGCCATAAATTGTTCCACTATGTTCAACAATACCGTAAAGTGCGTACATTTTagattttttatgatttttacaAATGGGTGTCAAATCAAGTAACATTGAAAATGAAATATGCTTTGTAACTTTTCGAAAATCAACTTGTTGTGCTTGAAATCGTTTTAAGTGAAGAATCAGAACTGGAGGCACTCGCGAAATCAAATACTGTTTCGTACTGGGGGTGCGTATCACCTTTATGGGATTCCCCatctaaaataaagaaaaataatttatattattcaCTACACAATTGAACATTATACGTGTTTGAACATATGCATAATAGAAAATTTTTGTTAACATCATAATATGAAAAAGTATTAAATATTTACGTAATTTTTAGAAATCAATTCTATTATCCTTATAATATCAGAATTCGACGTACCTTGTTCGCTCTGGCAACACAAGATTCACAAGTAACTTCATTACTAGCACTCATCAATtctaaagctgtgaactgattcAAACAAGATTGTATTGAACATTCTCCTTCTTTAGTTACGTATCTAGTAGGTGATGGCTGGCCATGATTGCCCATTTTTGAAATGCCAGAAGTGGTACCATTGATTCCATTACATTGATTCCATTCATCATTTGAACAATTGATTATCGTTTTTCTTCTTTCATGTTTCGAGTGAACTACACTGAATCCATAACGAATTCCAATATTTGAGTTGTGTTTAAACAAAACACGGAATGTATTAAGCTAAAGTATTACCTATGATCCAAAGTGTTTTCTTGATCGTTATGTGAAATAGATTCAATTGAATTAACCCTTGCCATTGATTTCTTAACTTTATCCAGACTTTTTCCATTTGTAAGAGAAGGGGCAGACTTAATGGGACTCTCTTTAAACGCAACCGAAGTCAAACTAACCGTAGGTCCTTCTGGGCTAGTTAAATCCGAATTCATTGCTAAAGATGTAGACAACGAAGATCTAGTTTGTATTCCATGTTCATTTTCTGGACTTTCAGAATTATCTAGTCTATCTATGACTTTCGTATCTGATATATTTTTCTTAGATGGGCCTGTTGGACTTAAAGTGAAAACGCGAATTAATACCTGAATTCAAATTTCTTTaataagaaatgatcattttctTTCTATCATAGCTAATATACCTGGCTAATGAATTTAAATGAAAAGAATTTAGTAAATCCATGTATGTAATTTTGAATTTAAGTTCGTCTGGTGCTACTGGATAAGTCGACGGAGAAGCAGGACTTAGTGCAGCAGATTGTCTTTTTGAACTATAACCAGATTCGCCAATTTCTGGAAGAAGAGGTTCTATTTCTATATTGTCTTCTACATCTGCATCACTCtcctctataaaaagaataaattttCGTTTCTTGTTTCAATGTACATTTACATCACGTTTGTTTAGTTAAGAACTATGATACCATAAATAATGAGTTCATAGAATGATCCTAATTTTTCTGTTGCAGATACTTCCTAATTTAGTTTAGTAGATTATTCTTTTTTCAATTAGTTAAAACAATAAAATACTTTACCTGATTTAAGTGTATTGTAAAACTCCCATATAGGGACATTACTCTTATTAGGTATTACACTGTCATCATTGTCAGAGATTTCTTGCGGCCCATTTCGGTTTTTCTGAGCAACTTTCTTCTCTGTTCTCAATTGATGTTTCGAAGGTGTATGTAAATCATCAGGCACAAACTTGAAGAAATATACTGAACCAGCGTTTTGTTGCTTTCTTCTTAAATAAACATAAGCACAATAACATCATTTTACTATGGTCATTGTTTcactattaaatatttattaatagcACGTTTACTATAGTACATCTATTATGCAAAATATCAAATTTAATCTATTTTTAAAGTTTAACTAAATTGTTACAACAATTATCTACTTTCACGTATGATAATAAAActgtgaaaataaaatattttgtgttcCTCAATATACTGATTGTTATTCAATTAGTCTTTTTTTCTATTTAATCATTTTAGAGAAACATCCTTACTTTAAAAATGGTGGCTGTGGTTTGTCAGTTACTACTGGTAGACTGAGATCTAAAAAAGGCTCCATGGTTTGGGAAGAATGATGACATTCAAGACATTCTAATGTGGAAACTAAAACACCACAAAAAACAAGTTCTGCGCCAAGTAATCTGGCAGCAGCTTGATTTCCATAGAATTTCACTCGAGACTTAAGGCTGTTTTCTACTCCATCTGGATTTGTTTTTTCATTCAAACCTACTTTTTTCAGAATTATGCTTTGATAtctctaaataaatacaaatcaTATTTTCACTGTTAGTTTCACTTTTACATATTAAGAGGAATATAAACAATAAATGTTGTAGCTGTAATCTTACTCTGAGATCCTCATTTCGAACTATCTCCAAAAGATGTCTAAGAAGTTCATGTGAATCGTGTTGCCCCCCATCCATACATTGCATCGTTTTCTTTTTAAACGAGTTTAATAACTCTGAGGGACGGTAACATTGATGTCCATCTGAATTTTGCATTTCTACAAGGGTTTTATGTAAAATTGAAGTAAAATTGCCCCAACCTTCTAGCGTACCCTCTATAGGTggctaaaatgatatttatctattaaatattttataaattacaattgtaatttataatataattttatgcTGGATATTACAATAAGAGACGAAAACgcaaaacaaaaagaaaaaattagTTGATATTTATAGCCACAAACATACAAAATGCTCATGTTAGATTCTTTTACTTTTTTACATAAAGACATACATAACGTTAACATACACGGTattaagaattaaaaattttacaatATGTAATAATTTATATCTAACTTACCAATTCAACTTCTTCTGTGCTATTTGGAAGTTTATGATTGCCTCCTGGTAAAATAAACTTCTGTCCAGGAAGACGTAACTTATCAAGAATATCCACTAAGAAAGGAGTTTGTGCCAAGCATTGTAAAACAGCATTGAAAAAACAAGTGTTTCCCAAATTCATTAAACCCTGGAATAATATAAATTTGtacattttaattgctttttttttaaatataaatattctatACAAGATAAAGTTCGTTCAGTTATAAATCttacaaaaataatatcaaatgtTACAATCTATACATACCCCTACTTTAGGAAGTTTATGTAAAACTTTTTCTTtctgtatatttatatttacagcCTCTTCCTGACCCTGGGTTAATATCATACTAGTTGGTGGAGAATTATGTTTTAGAGTAACAGTCTTTTTTACAAACTCAACTGTGTCTTGAAGCATTTTCCTGAAGATCAGAAGAAATTATTTAACACAGAATAATAATTTAACAAGCTTGTTCTACAATTGTTTAATTCTTCAATTGTTTAAATCTGCAAAGTATTTATATTCATAACATCTTGATTAAGTATTTGTTACATCTTATATCATATACTGTTTATAATACGTGCATTTACGTGTTCTATACCTGCATCCACTATTAATGTATAATTCACATTGGTAACACCAAACACTCCAATTATGAGTGTCTAAAATGATGAAATGACAGTCactatgtggttttttataatGTTCTAAAGCATGCCCTTGTTCCTTTTTTCCGCAACCTTGATGTCCACATTGTAAACAAATCAATGTTGTAGAATTTATTGCACTTTCCTGAAATGACATTTACAAATATTTCCTTAGATTACAAAATGTAGGTCTTacgaacacaaaataaaaatttctttagTATTTGACATTGATACCTGTTCATTGATTCTTGGAGCAttagtttcattttttttacaaactataCATTCTGTTATAAACTCTGGTTTATTAACATACTTCCTAAGTTTATTAAAATTTACTGCTTTTGTAATATGTGAACATGTTCtacctggaaaatagaaattagCAATTGttgatatttttataatttatatagagATATGTAAATAGAATTGAAAAAtcttataaattatatattcttttaaaaattattttataaaaactttgatcaatttacagtcttcaatttagaatttgttttaagcaAAGTTATTTACTCAGTGTTTTATGAACTAAAATTATTGTATAATTCACTGAATAGGATTACAGCTTTAAAACAACCATGATAGAAGTAGATATTAAAATTCATGTttagattttattttatgtatgtACTAATGCTCTTAATCTTGGAAATTAATAATAGTAAGATATTTACTTAATAAATATTGTGAACTATTCTtaagaaaaaatgaaagaaaagtaaACCTTTTTATGGTTTTAAATGATGTTTCCTTAAATAATTATAAGCAAAACGGAATGCTATATTAAATATTAGTCATCATTGTAATAAAGTTTGAACATAATTAGATTGTAATACGATACATTATTGAATATATTGTAGAAAATTTGTTTAACATAGAGTTTACTTAAAAGTGTATTTTTCTTAACAAAGAAAAGACATGTAATCTCGATTTTAAAACGCCTTTAAAAAGAAACACATTCTAACCTGTAGAATTCGATTCATCACAAGAATCAGTAGAATCTTCAATTATATCTCCAGTTGGGTCTGGTTGTCTAGTACGTTTTTTACTCATTTTGAGTTATTACCAAATTACATTACCATTAGATCCTTATAATTGATTTATCTTTTGTTCAGATCCCCAAGTTTAGTAATCAAGAAACATGCAGTCACTTGATTATACAATTACACGAAATCCTCTAAGAAATGCTTCTATTAACCAAAACGAACATTAGAAGATAACATTGTGCcctacaatatttttatttgaatacATTTAAATAAATCCATTAAAATTGCTGAAATCCGCAacaattaattgaaacaatttcAGGAAAAtactatatttaaaaattacaatCACAATATGTACTACTGTTTGCAAAAGTATGGCTCTGTAACTTTACCCGCCTATGTatgtacacacacatacacacaaatACACTAACAAGCTTTGGAACTGTAATGTGTAGGGTTGACAACCTCATAGGTTGACAGGTGACTACATAAATTTGAATGAACAATGTGTGAGTGATAATCAAGCACATTAAAAACTGTatgcatatacatataaataagaTATCAATagtactttaattgttattagtTTCAAATATTATTTACAGGGAAAATATTTCACAATATACTTAAACTCCTAAATAATGCTTATCTTATTTCTATTAACCAAAATGATCATTGTCTTTAGctaatgaaattaaaattttgtattaaaataaaaatttggctTCGTATAATGTGCACATATAGGAACAGGGTGGAAAAAAATCATGGACACCCAGGCAGGGTATGAAAGTTAGTTCTCACAATCAGTATTGGTagatatttgtaaaaaaaagtTGTAG carries:
- the Usp16-45 gene encoding ubiquitin specific protease 16/45 isoform X1, whose protein sequence is MSKKRTRQPDPTGDIIEDSTDSCDESNSTGRTCSHITKAVNFNKLRKYVNKPEFITECIVCKKNETNAPRINEQESAINSTTLICLQCGHQGCGKKEQGHALEHYKKPHSDCHFIILDTHNWSVWCYQCELYINSGCRKMLQDTVEFVKKTVTLKHNSPPTSMILTQGQEEAVNINIQKEKVLHKLPKVGGLMNLGNTCFFNAVLQCLAQTPFLVDILDKLRLPGQKFILPGGNHKLPNSTEEVELPPIEGTLEGWGNFTSILHKTLVEMQNSDGHQCYRPSELLNSFKKKTMQCMDGGQHDSHELLRHLLEIVRNEDLRRYQSIILKKVGLNEKTNPDGVENSLKSRVKFYGNQAAARLLGAELVFCGVLVSTLECLECHHSSQTMEPFLDLSLPVVTDKPQPPFLKRKQQNAGSVYFFKFVPDDLHTPSKHQLRTEKKVAQKNRNGPQEISDNDDSVIPNKSNVPIWEFYNTLKSEESDADVEDNIEIEPLLPEIGESGYSSKRQSAALSPASPSTYPVAPDELKFKITYMDLLNSFHLNSLASPTGPSKKNISDTKVIDRLDNSESPENEHGIQTRSSLSTSLAMNSDLTSPEGPTVSLTSVAFKESPIKSAPSLTNGKSLDKVKKSMARVNSIESISHNDQENTLDHSVVHSKHERRKTIINCSNDEWNQCNGINGTTSGISKMGNHGQPSPTRYVTKEGECSIQSCLNQFTALELMSASNEVTCESCVARANKMGNPIKVIRTPSTKQYLISRVPPVLILHLKRFQAQQVDFRKVTKHISFSMLLDLTPICKNHKKSKMYALYGIVEHSGTIYGGHYVAYVKSRVPLASNDPRWSFLPSKGDKHKDDDSSSSCSESDTEEAAANSSSTVEPPPGKWYYVSDSRVSEVDETTVLQSQAYLLFYERIR
- the Usp16-45 gene encoding ubiquitin specific protease 16/45 isoform X3, whose translation is MSKKRTRQPDPTGDIIEDSTDSCDESNSTGRTCSHITKAVNFNKLRKYVNKPEFITECIVCKKNETNAPRINEQESAINSTTLICLQCGHQGCGKKEQGHALEHYKKPHSDCHFIILDTHNWSVWCYQCELYINSGCRKMLQDTVEFVKKTVTLKHNSPPTSMILTQGQEEAVNINIQKEKVLHKLPKVGGLMNLGNTCFFNAVLQCLAQTPFLVDILDKLRLPGQKFILPGGNHKLPNSTEEVELPPIEGTLEGWGNFTSILHKTLVEMQNSDGHQCYRPSELLNSFKKKTMQCMDGGQHDSHELLRHLLEIVRNEDLRRYQSIILKKVGLNEKTNPDGVENSLKSRVKFYGNQAAARLLGAELVFCGVLVSTLECLECHHSSQTMEPFLDLSLPVVTDKPQPPFLKRKQQNAGSVYFFKFVPDDLHTPSKHQLRTEKKVAQKNRNGPQEISDNDDSVIPNKSNVPIWEFYNTLKSEIGESGYSSKRQSAALSPASPSTYPVAPDELKFKITYMDLLNSFHLNSLASPTGPSKKNISDTKVIDRLDNSESPENEHGIQTRSSLSTSLAMNSDLTSPEGPTVSLTSVAFKESPIKSAPSLTNGKSLDKVKKSMARVNSIESISHNDQENTLDHSVVHSKHERRKTIINCSNDEWNQCNGINGTTSGISKMGNHGQPSPTRYVTKEGECSIQSCLNQFTALELMSASNEVTCESCVARANKMGNPIKVIRTPSTKQYLISRVPPVLILHLKRFQAQQVDFRKVTKHISFSMLLDLTPICKNHKKSKMYALYGIVEHSGTIYGGHYVAYVKSRVPLASNDPRWSFLPSKGDKHKDDDSSSSCSESDTEEAAANSSSTVEPPPGKWYYVSDSRVSEVDETTVLQSQAYLLFYERIR
- the Usp16-45 gene encoding ubiquitin specific protease 16/45 isoform X4: MSKKRTRQPDPTGDIIEDSTDSCDESNSTGCGKKEQGHALEHYKKPHSDCHFIILDTHNWSVWCYQCELYINSGCRKMLQDTVEFVKKTVTLKHNSPPTSMILTQGQEEAVNINIQKEKVLHKLPKVGGLMNLGNTCFFNAVLQCLAQTPFLVDILDKLRLPGQKFILPGGNHKLPNSTEEVELPPIEGTLEGWGNFTSILHKTLVEMQNSDGHQCYRPSELLNSFKKKTMQCMDGGQHDSHELLRHLLEIVRNEDLRRYQSIILKKVGLNEKTNPDGVENSLKSRVKFYGNQAAARLLGAELVFCGVLVSTLECLECHHSSQTMEPFLDLSLPVVTDKPQPPFLKRKQQNAGSVYFFKFVPDDLHTPSKHQLRTEKKVAQKNRNGPQEISDNDDSVIPNKSNVPIWEFYNTLKSEESDADVEDNIEIEPLLPEIGESGYSSKRQSAALSPASPSTYPVAPDELKFKITYMDLLNSFHLNSLASPTGPSKKNISDTKVIDRLDNSESPENEHGIQTRSSLSTSLAMNSDLTSPEGPTVSLTSVAFKESPIKSAPSLTNGKSLDKVKKSMARVNSIESISHNDQENTLDHSVVHSKHERRKTIINCSNDEWNQCNGINGTTSGISKMGNHGQPSPTRYVTKEGECSIQSCLNQFTALELMSASNEVTCESCVARANKMGNPIKVIRTPSTKQYLISRVPPVLILHLKRFQAQQVDFRKVTKHISFSMLLDLTPICKNHKKSKMYALYGIVEHSGTIYGGHYVAYVKSRVPLASNDPRWSFLPSKGDKHKDDDSSSSCSESDTEEAAANSSSTVEPPPGKWYYVSDSRVSEVDETTVLQSQAYLLFYERIR
- the Usp16-45 gene encoding ubiquitin specific protease 16/45 isoform X2, translated to MSKKRTRQPDPTGDIIEDSTDSCDESNSTGRTCSHITKAVNFNKLRKYVNKPEFITECIVCKKNETNAPRINEQESAINSTTLICLQCGHQGCGKKEQGHALEHYKKPHSDCHFIILDTHNWSVWCYQCELYINSGCRKMLQDTVEFVKKTVTLKHNSPPTSMILTQGQEEAVNINIQKEKVLHKLPKVGGLMNLGNTCFFNAVLQCLAQTPFLVDILDKLRLPGQKFILPGGNHKLPNSTEEVELPPIEGTLEGWGNFTSILHKTLVEMQNSDGHQCYRPSELLNSFKKKTMQCMDGGQHDSHELLRHLLEIVRNEDLRRYQSIILKKVGLNEKTNPDGVENSLKSRVKFYGNQAAARLLGAELVFCGVLVSTLECLECHHSSQTMEPFLDLSLPVVTDKPQPPFLKKQQNAGSVYFFKFVPDDLHTPSKHQLRTEKKVAQKNRNGPQEISDNDDSVIPNKSNVPIWEFYNTLKSEESDADVEDNIEIEPLLPEIGESGYSSKRQSAALSPASPSTYPVAPDELKFKITYMDLLNSFHLNSLASPTGPSKKNISDTKVIDRLDNSESPENEHGIQTRSSLSTSLAMNSDLTSPEGPTVSLTSVAFKESPIKSAPSLTNGKSLDKVKKSMARVNSIESISHNDQENTLDHSVVHSKHERRKTIINCSNDEWNQCNGINGTTSGISKMGNHGQPSPTRYVTKEGECSIQSCLNQFTALELMSASNEVTCESCVARANKMGNPIKVIRTPSTKQYLISRVPPVLILHLKRFQAQQVDFRKVTKHISFSMLLDLTPICKNHKKSKMYALYGIVEHSGTIYGGHYVAYVKSRVPLASNDPRWSFLPSKGDKHKDDDSSSSCSESDTEEAAANSSSTVEPPPGKWYYVSDSRVSEVDETTVLQSQAYLLFYERIR